DNA sequence from the Plectropomus leopardus isolate mb unplaced genomic scaffold, YSFRI_Pleo_2.0 unplaced_scaffold24841, whole genome shotgun sequence genome:
ATATAATCACATTATTGGGTGTAATGTTTCGAGTAGAAAATCATTTGCCCACAGCCTTAACTCAAAATACTGAGGTCCATGACAATTACACTCCTTAAACCCAAATATTCAatcttaccaaaaaaaaaacatactcaaaACAGTGAACTTTGGATCATCTCCACATTTTATTAATAGAAAAGCGGTCCTTTAGTAGAGGCGCTGGGGTTTGCCCATGGTGCTCTTGACGTAGAGGGCGCGCACGTTCTGCCAGTTCTTCTTCAGCAGAGACACCAGGAAGTTGACAGCCAGGTGGATGTTGTACACAAGCTCATCCTCTGTCATCTTCACGTGTCCGACAGCCACAGCCAGACACAGCACCTACGACACACAGAGCCAACATATCATCCAGTAATCCAACAACCAATGTCCTCAATACAGCGTTTACGGCAAATATTCAAACAGATTATCCCGTTAcgtcacatgtatttaaaatgtgagcAGTGCTGAGCGTACCTTCTTCATCTGGAATTTGATGGTGGATTTGACCTCGTCCACCTTGGTGTTCAGGTTCTCATTGTGGGTGAGCAGGGAGGGGAACTTGCCGGCCTTGTTAAGCCCAGGACCCAGGATACGAGGGATCTGCTTGATCAGAGACTCGGAGGCCAGGAAGGCGTCGTACTTCTTGGCTAAAGGGGGGGCAagcaaaacacaagacaaatgtttagttaaaaataaataaataaataaaaagcctaTCGGACCTAGCCTTTGTTGCTAATCAGGTGTTTTACTGATCACGTCTACTTTCGTACCGAGCTTCTTGACCAGCTTCTTGTTCTTGTTGAGCTTCTTGAGAGCCTCGATGTCCATGTGTGGCAGCTCAGCGGCTTTGGCCTCGTCGCAGTGCTGCTGGTCTCCCAGGACGCACACAGAGAACTTTGGTCTGGGGAGAGTCTTCAGCCTGCAGATTAACAAAACAGTTAGAGACACTGCTCACAAGTCAAACACAAGGGCGTCAGTTGGATGTACGGCAGGGTATGACTGAGAGGAACCTCCCACCGTCTGCATCGTAGTAGTTTAAAGGATTGCTGGCGTGTGAACTTTGAATGCGTACAACATGTCGTGCTGGTTAACTCATTCATTTCATTATCATTCATTATCATTCTTGTTCACAAATTAATTCAAAGATCAACTGGAAACTGATGCAATTACTTCTGTGTTGAAAAATGCTTATTAAaaccagggttcctacagctcaCGCAAGCTTAAATTTAAGcctttggacttttttttcctgacactttaagaaaaatttaagaccaattttactaTAACCAACGCTGAAATGTAATGCATTCTAAGactttaaggatctgcaggaagcC
Encoded proteins:
- the LOC121966504 gene encoding 60S ribosomal protein L10a; the encoded protein is MSKVSRDTLYEAVKEVLQGSLAKPRKFTETVELQISLKNYDPQKDKRFSGTVRLKTLPRPKFSVCVLGDQQHCDEAKAAELPHMDIEALKKLNKNKKLVKKLAKKYDAFLASESLIKQIPRILGPGLNKAGKFPSLLTHNENLNTKVDEVKSTIKFQMKKVLCLAVAVGHVKMTEDELVYNIHLAVNFLVSLLKKNWQNVRALYVKSTMGKPQRLY